The Balearica regulorum gibbericeps isolate bBalReg1 chromosome 5, bBalReg1.pri, whole genome shotgun sequence genome window below encodes:
- the ZFYVE1 gene encoding zinc finger FYVE domain-containing protein 1 isoform X3, whose translation MAHSSFFPDEYFTCSSVCLSCGCGCKKSMNHAKEGVPHESKSRCRYSHQYDNRVYTCKACYERGMEVSVVPKTSASTDSPWLGLAKYAWSGYVIECPNCGVVYRSRQYWFGNQDPVNTVVRTEIEHVWPGTDGFLKDNNNAAQRLLDGMNFMAQSVSELSLGPTKAVTSWLTDQIAPAYWRPNSQILSCNKCNTPFKDNDTKHHCRACGEGFCDGCSSKTRPVPERGWGPAPVRVCDNCYENRGIQLDVAEQPSDEEGGTLIARKVGEAVQSTLGAVVTAMDIPLGLVKDAARPAYWVPDHEILHCHNCRKEFSIKLSKHHCRACGQGFCDECSHDRRAVPSRGWDHPVRVCFNCNKKPGDL comes from the exons ATGGCTCACagctctttctttccagatgaaTATTTCACATGCTCCTCCGTGTGCCTCAGCTGTGG GTGTGGCTGTAAGAAGAGCATGAATCATGCAAAAGAAGGAGTCCCTCATGAATCCAAAAGTCGATGCAGATATTCTCACCAGTATGATAACAGAGTCTACACTTGCAAG GCCTGTTATGAACGAGGGATGGAGGTCAGCGTGGTGCCAAAAACCTCTGCTTCCACAGACTCCCCTTGGCTGGGCCTTGCCAAGTATGCCTGGTCAGG ATATGTGATTGAGTGCCCCAACTGTGGGGTGGTGTACCGCAGCCGGCAGTACTGGTTTGGCAACCAGGATCCTGTGAACACTGTAGTGAGGACAGAAATTGAGCATGTCTGGCCAGGG ACTGATGGATTTCTGAAAGACAACAATAATGCAGCCCAGCGTTTGTTGGATGGGATGAATTTCATGGCACAATCAGTATCTGAACTTAGCCTGGGACCCACAAAAGCTGTGACCTCCTGGTTGACAGACCAGATTGCCCCAGCTTACTGGAGACCCAACTCTCAGATCCTG AGTTGTAATAAGTGCAACACGCCTTTTAAAGATAATGACACTAAACATCACTGCCGGGCCTGTGGAGAGGGCTTCTGTGATGGCTGTTCTTCCAAGACCCGTCCAGTGCCTGAGCGAGGCTGGGGACCAGCACCAGTGCGTGTGTGTGACAACTGCTATGAAAACAGGGGCATCCAGTTAG ATGTGGCTGAGCAGCCTTCAGATGAGGAAGGGGGGACGCTTATTGCCAGGAAGGTGGGGGAAGCTGTGCAGAGCACTCTTGGAGCAGTGGTGACAGCCATGGACATTCCCTTAG GTCTGGTAAAAGATGCTGCCCGACCTGCATACTGGGTACCAGACCATGAAATCCTGCACTGCCACAACTGCCGGAAGGAATTCAGTATCAAACTCTCCAAGCACCACTGTCGGGCCTGTGGCCAGGGATTCTGTGACGAATGCTCACACGACCGCAGAGCGGTTCCTTCTCGTGGATGGGATCACCCAGTCCGAGTTTGCTTTAACTGCAATAAAAAGCCTGGTGACCTTTAA
- the ZFYVE1 gene encoding zinc finger FYVE domain-containing protein 1 isoform X2, with protein sequence MSAHTQTAEKGQNTTLLCQESYVCSGTDEAIFECDECRSLQCQRCEEELHQPERLRNHERTRIRPGHVPYCDSCKGANGNIMHASMTGSRQIAAVRCQVCKINLCVECQKRTHAGGNRRKHPVTVYHAGKAQEQEEEEGMDEETKRRKMTEKVVSFLLVDETEEIQVRNEEDFIKKLDCSPDQHLKVVSIFGNTGDGKSHTLNHTFFYGREVFKTSPAQESCTVGVWAAYDPVRKVVVIDTEGLLGATVNLSQRTRLLLKVLAISDLVIYRTRADRLHNDLFKFLGDASEAYLKHFTKELKATTARCGLDVPLSTLGPGVIIFHETVYTKLLGSDHPSEVPEKLIQDRFRKLSCFPEAFSSIHYKGTRTYNPPTDFSGLRRAVEQQLENNTTRSPRQPGVIYKALKALSDRFSGEIPDDQMAHSSFFPDEYFTCSSVCLSCGCGCKKSMNHAKEGVPHESKSRCRYSHQYDNRVYTCKACYERGMEVSVVPKTSASTDSPWLGLAKYAWSGYVIECPNCGVVYRSRQYWFGNQDPVNTVVRTEIEHVWPGTDGFLKDNNNAAQRLLDGMNFMAQSVSELSLGPTKAVTSWLTDQIAPAYWRPNSQILSCNKCNTPFKDNDTKHHCRACGEGFCDGCSSKTRPVPERGWGPAPVRVCDNCYENRGIQLDVAEQPSDEEGGTLIARKVGEAVQSTLGAVVTAMDIPLAETKGRKKQVSQPLQESE encoded by the exons ATGAGCGCCCACACAcaaactgcagagaaaggaCAGAATACGACACTCCTGTGCCAGGAAAGCTATGTTTGCAGTGGGACAGATGAAGCAATCTTTGAGTGTGACGAGTGCAGGAGCCTACAGTGCCAGCGTTGTGAAGAAGAGCTGCATCAGCCAGAAAGGTTACGGAACCACGAACGGACCCGTATAAGACCTGGCCATGTCCCGTACTGTGACTCCTGCAAGGGTGCCAATGGGAACATAATGCACGCCAGTATGACGGGCTCAAGGCAGATAGCAGCAGTGAGGTGCCAGGTTTGCAAAATCAACCTCTGCGTGGAGTGTCAGAAGAGAACACATGCTGGGGGAAACAGAAGGAAGCACCCTGTCACTGTGTACCATGCTGGTAAAGCCcaagagcaggaagaggaagaggggatggatgaggagacCAAGAGAAGGAAGATGACAGAGAAAGTTGTGAGTTTCCTCTTGGTGGATGAAACTGAGGAGATTCAG gtaAGGAATGAAGAAGACTTTATTAAGAAACTGGACTGCAGTCCTGACCAGCATCTAAAGGTAGTGTCCATCTTTGGGAACACAGGGGATGGCAAGTCTCACACCCTTAACCACACTTTCTTCTATGGCCGGGAAGTCTTCAAGACGTCTCCAGCCCAAGAGTCTTGCACAGTTGGAGTCTGGGCAGCCTATGACCCTGTCCGCAAAGTGGTGGTAATTGATACAGAGGGCCTCCTGGGGGCCACTGTGAACCTGAGCCAGAGAACACGGCTGCTGCTGAAGGTCCTGGCCATCTCTGACCTTGTCATCTACCGTACTCGTGCTGACAGGCTCCACAATGATCTCTTCAAATTCCTTGGTGATGCCTCGGAGgcttatttaaaacatttcaccAAGGAGCTAAAAGCTACCACAGCCCGCTGTGGCCTAGATGTTCCTCTGTCAACTTTGGGTCCAGGTGTCATCATCTTTCACGAGACTGTGTACACCAAGCTACTGGGCTCTG ATCATCCTTCTGAGGTTCCTGAGAAGCTCATTCAGGATCGGTTTCGGAAGCTAAGCTGTTTTCCTGAGGCTTTCAGCTCAATCCACTACAAGGGAACAAGGACGTACAATCCTCCAACAGATTTCTCTGGACTTAGGCGAGCTGTggaacagcagctggagaacAATACCACTCGGTCACCTAGACAGCCTGGGGTTATCTACAAAGCACTAAAA GCTCTAAGTGACCGGTTCAGTGGGGAAATCCCCGATGACCAGATGGCTCACagctctttctttccagatgaaTATTTCACATGCTCCTCCGTGTGCCTCAGCTGTGG GTGTGGCTGTAAGAAGAGCATGAATCATGCAAAAGAAGGAGTCCCTCATGAATCCAAAAGTCGATGCAGATATTCTCACCAGTATGATAACAGAGTCTACACTTGCAAG GCCTGTTATGAACGAGGGATGGAGGTCAGCGTGGTGCCAAAAACCTCTGCTTCCACAGACTCCCCTTGGCTGGGCCTTGCCAAGTATGCCTGGTCAGG ATATGTGATTGAGTGCCCCAACTGTGGGGTGGTGTACCGCAGCCGGCAGTACTGGTTTGGCAACCAGGATCCTGTGAACACTGTAGTGAGGACAGAAATTGAGCATGTCTGGCCAGGG ACTGATGGATTTCTGAAAGACAACAATAATGCAGCCCAGCGTTTGTTGGATGGGATGAATTTCATGGCACAATCAGTATCTGAACTTAGCCTGGGACCCACAAAAGCTGTGACCTCCTGGTTGACAGACCAGATTGCCCCAGCTTACTGGAGACCCAACTCTCAGATCCTG AGTTGTAATAAGTGCAACACGCCTTTTAAAGATAATGACACTAAACATCACTGCCGGGCCTGTGGAGAGGGCTTCTGTGATGGCTGTTCTTCCAAGACCCGTCCAGTGCCTGAGCGAGGCTGGGGACCAGCACCAGTGCGTGTGTGTGACAACTGCTATGAAAACAGGGGCATCCAGTTAG ATGTGGCTGAGCAGCCTTCAGATGAGGAAGGGGGGACGCTTATTGCCAGGAAGGTGGGGGAAGCTGTGCAGAGCACTCTTGGAGCAGTGGTGACAGCCATGGACATTCCCTTAG CTGAAACTAAAGGTAGGAAAAAGCAGGTGTCTCAACCTCTCCAAGAGTCTGAGTAA
- the ZFYVE1 gene encoding zinc finger FYVE domain-containing protein 1 isoform X1 produces the protein MSAHTQTAEKGQNTTLLCQESYVCSGTDEAIFECDECRSLQCQRCEEELHQPERLRNHERTRIRPGHVPYCDSCKGANGNIMHASMTGSRQIAAVRCQVCKINLCVECQKRTHAGGNRRKHPVTVYHAGKAQEQEEEEGMDEETKRRKMTEKVVSFLLVDETEEIQVRNEEDFIKKLDCSPDQHLKVVSIFGNTGDGKSHTLNHTFFYGREVFKTSPAQESCTVGVWAAYDPVRKVVVIDTEGLLGATVNLSQRTRLLLKVLAISDLVIYRTRADRLHNDLFKFLGDASEAYLKHFTKELKATTARCGLDVPLSTLGPGVIIFHETVYTKLLGSDHPSEVPEKLIQDRFRKLSCFPEAFSSIHYKGTRTYNPPTDFSGLRRAVEQQLENNTTRSPRQPGVIYKALKALSDRFSGEIPDDQMAHSSFFPDEYFTCSSVCLSCGCGCKKSMNHAKEGVPHESKSRCRYSHQYDNRVYTCKACYERGMEVSVVPKTSASTDSPWLGLAKYAWSGYVIECPNCGVVYRSRQYWFGNQDPVNTVVRTEIEHVWPGTDGFLKDNNNAAQRLLDGMNFMAQSVSELSLGPTKAVTSWLTDQIAPAYWRPNSQILSCNKCNTPFKDNDTKHHCRACGEGFCDGCSSKTRPVPERGWGPAPVRVCDNCYENRGIQLDVAEQPSDEEGGTLIARKVGEAVQSTLGAVVTAMDIPLGLVKDAARPAYWVPDHEILHCHNCRKEFSIKLSKHHCRACGQGFCDECSHDRRAVPSRGWDHPVRVCFNCNKKPGDL, from the exons ATGAGCGCCCACACAcaaactgcagagaaaggaCAGAATACGACACTCCTGTGCCAGGAAAGCTATGTTTGCAGTGGGACAGATGAAGCAATCTTTGAGTGTGACGAGTGCAGGAGCCTACAGTGCCAGCGTTGTGAAGAAGAGCTGCATCAGCCAGAAAGGTTACGGAACCACGAACGGACCCGTATAAGACCTGGCCATGTCCCGTACTGTGACTCCTGCAAGGGTGCCAATGGGAACATAATGCACGCCAGTATGACGGGCTCAAGGCAGATAGCAGCAGTGAGGTGCCAGGTTTGCAAAATCAACCTCTGCGTGGAGTGTCAGAAGAGAACACATGCTGGGGGAAACAGAAGGAAGCACCCTGTCACTGTGTACCATGCTGGTAAAGCCcaagagcaggaagaggaagaggggatggatgaggagacCAAGAGAAGGAAGATGACAGAGAAAGTTGTGAGTTTCCTCTTGGTGGATGAAACTGAGGAGATTCAG gtaAGGAATGAAGAAGACTTTATTAAGAAACTGGACTGCAGTCCTGACCAGCATCTAAAGGTAGTGTCCATCTTTGGGAACACAGGGGATGGCAAGTCTCACACCCTTAACCACACTTTCTTCTATGGCCGGGAAGTCTTCAAGACGTCTCCAGCCCAAGAGTCTTGCACAGTTGGAGTCTGGGCAGCCTATGACCCTGTCCGCAAAGTGGTGGTAATTGATACAGAGGGCCTCCTGGGGGCCACTGTGAACCTGAGCCAGAGAACACGGCTGCTGCTGAAGGTCCTGGCCATCTCTGACCTTGTCATCTACCGTACTCGTGCTGACAGGCTCCACAATGATCTCTTCAAATTCCTTGGTGATGCCTCGGAGgcttatttaaaacatttcaccAAGGAGCTAAAAGCTACCACAGCCCGCTGTGGCCTAGATGTTCCTCTGTCAACTTTGGGTCCAGGTGTCATCATCTTTCACGAGACTGTGTACACCAAGCTACTGGGCTCTG ATCATCCTTCTGAGGTTCCTGAGAAGCTCATTCAGGATCGGTTTCGGAAGCTAAGCTGTTTTCCTGAGGCTTTCAGCTCAATCCACTACAAGGGAACAAGGACGTACAATCCTCCAACAGATTTCTCTGGACTTAGGCGAGCTGTggaacagcagctggagaacAATACCACTCGGTCACCTAGACAGCCTGGGGTTATCTACAAAGCACTAAAA GCTCTAAGTGACCGGTTCAGTGGGGAAATCCCCGATGACCAGATGGCTCACagctctttctttccagatgaaTATTTCACATGCTCCTCCGTGTGCCTCAGCTGTGG GTGTGGCTGTAAGAAGAGCATGAATCATGCAAAAGAAGGAGTCCCTCATGAATCCAAAAGTCGATGCAGATATTCTCACCAGTATGATAACAGAGTCTACACTTGCAAG GCCTGTTATGAACGAGGGATGGAGGTCAGCGTGGTGCCAAAAACCTCTGCTTCCACAGACTCCCCTTGGCTGGGCCTTGCCAAGTATGCCTGGTCAGG ATATGTGATTGAGTGCCCCAACTGTGGGGTGGTGTACCGCAGCCGGCAGTACTGGTTTGGCAACCAGGATCCTGTGAACACTGTAGTGAGGACAGAAATTGAGCATGTCTGGCCAGGG ACTGATGGATTTCTGAAAGACAACAATAATGCAGCCCAGCGTTTGTTGGATGGGATGAATTTCATGGCACAATCAGTATCTGAACTTAGCCTGGGACCCACAAAAGCTGTGACCTCCTGGTTGACAGACCAGATTGCCCCAGCTTACTGGAGACCCAACTCTCAGATCCTG AGTTGTAATAAGTGCAACACGCCTTTTAAAGATAATGACACTAAACATCACTGCCGGGCCTGTGGAGAGGGCTTCTGTGATGGCTGTTCTTCCAAGACCCGTCCAGTGCCTGAGCGAGGCTGGGGACCAGCACCAGTGCGTGTGTGTGACAACTGCTATGAAAACAGGGGCATCCAGTTAG ATGTGGCTGAGCAGCCTTCAGATGAGGAAGGGGGGACGCTTATTGCCAGGAAGGTGGGGGAAGCTGTGCAGAGCACTCTTGGAGCAGTGGTGACAGCCATGGACATTCCCTTAG GTCTGGTAAAAGATGCTGCCCGACCTGCATACTGGGTACCAGACCATGAAATCCTGCACTGCCACAACTGCCGGAAGGAATTCAGTATCAAACTCTCCAAGCACCACTGTCGGGCCTGTGGCCAGGGATTCTGTGACGAATGCTCACACGACCGCAGAGCGGTTCCTTCTCGTGGATGGGATCACCCAGTCCGAGTTTGCTTTAACTGCAATAAAAAGCCTGGTGACCTTTAA